The proteins below come from a single Oerskovia jenensis genomic window:
- a CDS encoding ABC transporter ATP-binding protein, with amino-acid sequence MSSDTHHAPAPPPDAPVLEARGLTKHFPVKGLRSHAVVHAVDGVDVSLRSGQVVALVGESGSGKSTIARLLARLYTQTSGEILLHGEPVTAHRGRAFRRYCRRVQMIFQDPFGSLNPVHTIRYTLTRSLRIHQPKLRGQALEDALEALLTRVQLQPERYVDKYPHELSGGQRQRVAIARALAADPEVLLADEPISMLDVSIRIGILNLLKDLRDRLGIAILYITHDIASARYFADETRVMYAGRIVEHGESELVTQEPAHPYTQLLVRSAPDPENLAAQDRTGANGEPPSMVRPPEGCRFSPRCPFATDLCRSSVPGLVPVGDGRQVACWGYVGASDVEPAERDLLPVLGAARVGVSA; translated from the coding sequence ATGAGTTCCGACACGCACCACGCCCCCGCGCCCCCGCCCGACGCGCCCGTCCTCGAGGCCCGCGGGCTCACCAAGCACTTCCCCGTCAAGGGGCTGCGGTCCCACGCCGTCGTGCACGCGGTCGACGGCGTCGACGTCTCGCTGCGCAGCGGCCAGGTCGTCGCGCTCGTGGGGGAGTCCGGCTCCGGCAAGTCGACCATCGCGCGGCTCCTCGCCCGCCTGTACACGCAGACGTCGGGCGAGATCCTCCTGCACGGCGAGCCCGTGACCGCGCACCGCGGCCGGGCCTTCCGCCGGTACTGCCGCCGCGTGCAGATGATCTTCCAGGACCCGTTCGGCTCGCTGAACCCGGTCCACACGATCCGCTACACGCTCACGCGGTCGCTGCGGATCCACCAGCCGAAGCTGCGCGGGCAGGCGCTCGAGGACGCCCTCGAGGCGCTGCTCACCAGGGTGCAGCTCCAGCCCGAGCGGTACGTCGACAAGTACCCGCACGAGCTCTCGGGCGGGCAGCGCCAGCGCGTCGCGATCGCGCGCGCCCTGGCCGCGGACCCCGAGGTCCTGCTCGCCGACGAGCCCATCTCGATGCTCGACGTGTCGATCCGCATCGGCATCCTCAACCTCCTCAAGGACCTGCGCGACCGCCTCGGCATCGCGATCCTCTACATCACGCACGACATCGCCTCGGCCCGGTACTTCGCCGACGAGACCCGCGTCATGTACGCGGGGCGCATCGTCGAGCACGGCGAGAGCGAGCTCGTGACGCAGGAGCCCGCGCACCCCTACACCCAGCTCCTGGTGCGCTCGGCCCCCGACCCCGAGAACCTCGCGGCGCAGGACCGCACGGGCGCGAACGGTGAGCCGCCGTCGATGGTCCGTCCGCCCGAGGGCTGCCGCTTCAGCCCGCGCTGCCCGTTCGCGACGGACCTGTGCCGGAGCTCGGTCCCCGGCCTCGTGCCCGTGGGCGACGGCCGCCAGGTCGCCTGCTGGGGCTACGTGGGAGCGTCCGACGTCGAACCTGCCGAGCGGGACCTGCTGCCCGTGCTCGGCGCTGCACGAGTGGGGGTGTCGGCATGA
- a CDS encoding ABC transporter permease, which translates to MKYFLRRIVFYVITAWAAITINFFIPRMMDGDPVSSFINKNQGRISSEARESLYVLFGLDSGASLWEQYVDYWKMLFSGDLGLSIMLFPSTVSEVIAQALPWTIGLVGIATVISFLLGSFLGVVIGWRRGSWADGLLPITTFFSSVPYFWLGLVAIMLFSVTWSVFPSSGAYQPGLVPGWSWEFISSVIEHGTLPAITIVLSSVAGWILGMRNMTVTVTSEDYVTVAQAKGLSERRVMFGYAARNAILPQVSGFALSLGFIVSGTLVMEKVFSYQGVGFTLLQAIGAHDYPLMQGIFLMITLSVLVANILADLAYVVLDPRTRQEG; encoded by the coding sequence ATGAAGTACTTCCTGCGACGCATCGTCTTCTACGTGATCACCGCGTGGGCGGCCATCACGATCAACTTCTTCATCCCGCGCATGATGGACGGCGACCCGGTGTCGTCCTTCATCAACAAGAACCAGGGCCGCATCAGCTCCGAGGCCCGCGAGTCCCTGTACGTCCTGTTCGGGCTCGACAGCGGCGCCTCCCTCTGGGAGCAGTACGTCGACTACTGGAAGATGCTCTTCTCGGGCGACCTGGGTCTGTCGATCATGCTCTTCCCGAGCACCGTGAGCGAGGTCATCGCGCAGGCCCTGCCGTGGACCATCGGCCTGGTCGGCATCGCGACGGTCATCAGCTTCCTGCTCGGCTCGTTCCTGGGCGTCGTCATCGGCTGGCGGCGCGGCTCGTGGGCCGACGGCCTCCTCCCGATCACGACCTTCTTCTCCTCGGTGCCGTACTTCTGGCTGGGCCTGGTCGCGATCATGCTCTTCTCGGTGACGTGGTCGGTCTTCCCGTCGTCGGGCGCCTACCAGCCGGGGCTCGTGCCCGGGTGGAGCTGGGAGTTCATCAGCTCCGTGATCGAGCACGGCACGCTGCCCGCGATCACGATCGTGCTGTCCTCGGTAGCGGGCTGGATCCTCGGCATGCGGAACATGACGGTCACGGTCACCTCGGAGGACTACGTGACGGTCGCGCAGGCCAAGGGCCTCTCGGAGCGTCGCGTGATGTTCGGCTACGCGGCCCGCAACGCGATCCTGCCGCAGGTCTCGGGCTTCGCGCTGTCGCTCGGATTCATCGTGTCCGGGACGCTCGTCATGGAGAAGGTCTTTTCCTACCAGGGCGTGGGCTTCACGCTCCTGCAGGCGATCGGCGCGCACGACTACCCCCTCATGCAGGGCATCTTCCTCATGATCACGCTGTCCGTCCTCGTGGCGAACATCCTCGCCGACCTCGCCTACGTGGTCCTCGACCCGCGCACCCGACAGGAGGGCTGA
- a CDS encoding ABC transporter substrate-binding protein: MNKRRISTAIIGLTSLALVATACSGGSGDGGTSSAGSSDVLTIGMPNGPQTDNSNPFANTSSAMSLGYAFAIYEPLAQVNTVRPSEDPTPWLASEWEWNADYTQLTLTARDGVTWSDGEDFTADDIAYSFQIRKDNEGLNTFALPFGDIAVDGNKVTVSFTSGQFVKQAQILQLFIVPEHIWKDVDDPTTWTNEEPVGTGPYTLKSWTAQAATLTARDDYWGGELGVKELRYSSYNDNNALTNALVSGEAQWGWTFIPDYQKVYIDDNPDVNNQWAPTGLGVDTLFLNTETEPFDDVAVRKAVQMVLDRQQISDLASSGVFPPLLNVTGMPEPAGTDFITAPFQGKKYTVDVDGAKKVLADAGYTLDGTTLKDPEGNAVTFTLTNPTGWSDYLTELQMVADAVKPLGIAATVEGQNADAWFTAIAEGDFQASMHWTDGGATPWDTYSNQMDGAQYMPLGERANWNFGRFKNDEATAALATYANATDEAARTAALETVQQVFVDEVPTIALLGRPAAAQYSTKNFVGWPSDEDPYANPQPTTANASLILTKLKPAS; this comes from the coding sequence ATGAACAAGCGCAGGATCAGCACGGCGATCATCGGGCTCACGTCCCTCGCCCTGGTCGCCACCGCATGCAGCGGCGGCAGCGGCGACGGGGGCACCTCGTCGGCAGGCAGCTCGGACGTGCTCACGATCGGCATGCCCAACGGCCCGCAGACCGACAACTCGAACCCCTTCGCGAACACGTCGTCGGCGATGTCGCTCGGCTACGCGTTCGCGATCTACGAGCCGCTCGCCCAGGTCAACACCGTGCGGCCCTCCGAGGACCCCACGCCGTGGCTCGCGAGCGAGTGGGAGTGGAACGCCGACTACACGCAGCTCACGCTCACGGCCCGCGACGGCGTCACGTGGTCCGACGGCGAGGACTTCACCGCCGACGACATCGCCTACTCGTTCCAGATCCGCAAGGACAACGAGGGCCTCAACACGTTCGCCCTGCCCTTCGGCGACATCGCGGTCGACGGCAACAAGGTCACGGTCTCCTTCACCTCGGGCCAGTTCGTCAAGCAGGCCCAGATCCTCCAGCTCTTCATCGTCCCCGAGCACATCTGGAAGGACGTCGACGACCCCACGACCTGGACCAACGAGGAGCCCGTCGGCACCGGCCCGTACACCCTCAAGTCCTGGACCGCGCAGGCCGCGACCCTCACCGCGCGCGACGACTACTGGGGTGGCGAGCTCGGCGTCAAGGAGCTGCGCTACAGCTCCTACAACGACAACAACGCCCTCACCAACGCCCTCGTCTCGGGCGAGGCGCAGTGGGGATGGACCTTCATCCCGGACTACCAGAAGGTCTACATCGACGACAACCCCGACGTGAACAACCAGTGGGCCCCCACGGGCCTCGGCGTCGACACGCTCTTCCTCAACACCGAGACCGAGCCGTTCGACGACGTCGCCGTCCGCAAGGCCGTCCAGATGGTCCTCGACCGCCAGCAGATCTCCGACCTCGCGTCCTCGGGCGTCTTCCCGCCCCTGCTCAACGTCACCGGCATGCCCGAGCCCGCAGGCACCGACTTCATCACCGCGCCCTTCCAGGGCAAGAAGTACACGGTCGACGTCGACGGCGCCAAGAAGGTCCTCGCCGACGCCGGCTACACCCTCGACGGCACGACCCTCAAGGACCCCGAGGGCAACGCCGTGACCTTCACGCTCACCAACCCCACGGGCTGGTCCGACTACCTGACCGAGCTCCAGATGGTCGCCGACGCCGTCAAGCCCCTCGGCATCGCCGCGACCGTCGAGGGCCAGAACGCCGACGCCTGGTTCACCGCGATCGCCGAAGGCGACTTCCAGGCCTCCATGCACTGGACGGACGGCGGCGCGACCCCCTGGGACACCTACTCCAACCAGATGGACGGTGCCCAGTACATGCCGCTCGGCGAGCGCGCCAACTGGAACTTCGGCCGCTTCAAGAACGACGAGGCGACCGCGGCCCTGGCCACGTACGCCAACGCCACGGACGAGGCAGCCCGTACCGCCGCGCTCGAGACCGTCCAGCAGGTCTTCGTCGACGAGGTCCCGACCATCGCGCTCCTCGGACGCCCGGCCGCGGCCCAGTACTCGACCAAGAACTTCGTGGGCTGGCCCTCGGACGAGGACCCGTACGCGAACCCGCAGCCGACGACGGCGAACGCGTCGCTGATCCTCACGAAGCTGAAGCCGGCTTCCTGA
- a CDS encoding ABC transporter permease — protein sequence MTGIPVQMDHAQLDTGSEPLAPEVPRRRKGTRKKQKLLFLRNGKSFTGLAILGFFAILAVIGPWIAPYDPSAMSPDVLQPPSAAHWLGTTHVGQDVFSQILVGTRGVMIVGFVAGIGATLLSILVGVSAGFLGGVSDELLSSLSNIFLVIPALPLIIIVAGQLPDAGGLTVALILAATSWAWGARILRAQTLSLRRRDFVEAARANGESTWRIVWFETLPNLTAIMASSFVGTVTFAILMQTTLAFIGVTSISDWNWGTILFWAEQQQALSRGAWWWFVPAGLCIAMLGMALTLINFGIDEFVNPRLRSTGASPRALRRRRISPRIGFTAVVREGAPVASRASATSTSRPDGATRPGAPPTPTGATPSGRGTGTPTPGGPGTPGSTRDDRDTDGTTARKENAR from the coding sequence ATGACCGGCATCCCCGTCCAGATGGACCACGCCCAGCTCGACACCGGCTCCGAGCCGCTCGCCCCCGAGGTGCCCCGGCGCCGCAAGGGGACGCGCAAGAAGCAGAAGCTCCTGTTCCTGCGCAACGGCAAGTCCTTCACGGGGCTCGCGATCCTGGGCTTCTTCGCGATCCTCGCGGTGATCGGCCCGTGGATCGCGCCCTACGACCCGAGCGCCATGTCGCCCGACGTCCTGCAGCCCCCGAGCGCCGCGCACTGGCTCGGCACCACGCACGTGGGCCAGGACGTGTTCTCCCAGATCCTCGTGGGCACGCGCGGCGTCATGATCGTCGGCTTCGTCGCGGGCATCGGGGCGACGCTCCTGTCGATCCTGGTGGGCGTGAGCGCGGGCTTCCTGGGCGGCGTGAGCGACGAGCTGCTCTCGTCGTTGTCCAACATCTTCCTCGTCATCCCCGCCCTGCCGCTCATCATCATCGTCGCGGGCCAGCTCCCCGACGCGGGCGGCCTGACGGTCGCGCTCATCCTGGCGGCGACGAGCTGGGCGTGGGGTGCGCGCATCCTGCGCGCCCAGACCCTGTCGCTGCGCCGCCGTGACTTCGTCGAGGCCGCGCGCGCCAACGGCGAGTCGACGTGGCGCATCGTGTGGTTCGAGACGCTGCCGAACCTGACGGCCATCATGGCGTCGAGCTTCGTAGGCACCGTGACGTTCGCGATCCTCATGCAGACGACGCTCGCGTTCATCGGCGTGACGTCCATCTCGGACTGGAACTGGGGCACGATCCTCTTCTGGGCCGAGCAGCAGCAGGCGCTCTCGCGCGGCGCGTGGTGGTGGTTCGTCCCGGCGGGCCTGTGCATCGCGATGCTCGGTATGGCGCTGACCCTCATCAACTTCGGGATCGACGAGTTCGTCAACCCGCGTCTGCGCTCGACGGGCGCGAGCCCGCGTGCTCTGCGCAGGCGCCGCATCTCGCCGCGCATCGGCTTCACGGCCGTGGTCCGCGAGGGCGCGCCGGTCGCGTCCCGGGCGAGCGCCACGAGCACCAGCAGGCCCGACGGCGCCACGCGCCCGGGTGCGCCGCCCACCCCGACCGGTGCGACGCCGTCGGGCAGGGGGACGGGCACGCCCACCCCGGGCGGGCCGGGCACCCCGGGGAGCACGCGCGACGACCGCGACACCGACGGCACGACCGCACGCAAGGAGAACGCCCGATGA